A section of the Humulus lupulus chromosome 2, drHumLupu1.1, whole genome shotgun sequence genome encodes:
- the LOC133817220 gene encoding chalcone isomerase-like protein 1 — protein MATFQSGSSNAAAKEVAVHIESKTGIAFPVKLNDGKSLNCVGLNKKSILGLNIKVYGFALYADNEKLKSLLKLKIGKSPAKPTEEMYQLAIDGDFGMTIKIVTVFSGLKVSMVKKNFSEAVVESIMKLTGGQKNEDLANKILGSASDKIKLATGSELEISKLQGYVLETKVNGELVSRVESELLCRAYFRMYLGEDTMECDKESREMFGQSMLSLF, from the exons ATGGCAACTTTCCAGAGTGGAAGCTCCAACGCCGCCGCCAAGGAGGTGGCGGTTCACATTGAGTCAAAGACTGGCATTGCTTTTCCGGTTAAATTAAACGATGGCAAAAGCTTGAACTGTGTTGGCTTGAACAAGAAATCTATACTTGGCCTGAACATTAAGGTTTATGGCTTTG CGTTGTATGCAGATAATGAGAAGTTGAAAAGTCTTTTGAAGTTAAAAATAGGAAAATCCCCAGCAAAACCAACAGAGGAGATGTATCAGTTGGCAATCGATGGTGATTTTGGTATGACTATCAAAATAGTAACTGTCTTTTCTGGCCTGAAAGTGAGCATGGTCAAAAAGAACTTCAGTGAAGCTGTGGTAGAATCTATAATGAAACTCACTGGTGGCCAAAAGAATGAGGACCTTGCAAACAA AATTTTAGGTTCTGCATCTGATAAAATCAAGTTGGCAACTGGTTCTGAATTGGAGATATCTAAACTACAAGGATATGTTCTTGAAACAAAAG TGAATGGAGAGCTTGTAAGCAGGGTTGAGAGTGAACTTCTTTGCAGAGCCTATTTTCGAATGTATCTAGGAGAGGATACGATGGAGTGTGACAAGGAATCGAGAGAGATGTTCGGACAGTCCATGCTTTCTCTCTTCTAA